A genomic window from Paucibacter sp. KCTC 42545 includes:
- a CDS encoding glycosyltransferase family A protein, with translation MQVTTLIPAYKTKYIVELLTGLMTQTLKPQKVIVSDDSPDGVFGALLQSPQMELARRKLQIEVHTGPRAGAYENFKHLLRLWDGSTELVHLLLDDDILYPDFYLRHLMAHASCRSPSSISARWCTNERGQPVEGMPIPKNVWFSNDRIVLLEASLLFSSTLPDCTNWLGEFSNCVMRKEAADLLFSPQFAGVSYEGLWDLGAFLAASLIGPVAYIQDRLGAFRAGGEGHSAQLLGKHMKAAHLAYAALSLGAVRLERLSPDSARKGYAGLHQALLDRYTAEPDVAPFIPVLGRLAAGEAEAEAEFLLLWEQFLRSHKF, from the coding sequence ATGCAAGTCACCACCCTGATTCCTGCTTACAAGACCAAGTACATCGTTGAGTTGTTGACGGGGCTGATGACGCAGACGCTCAAGCCGCAAAAAGTCATCGTTTCGGACGACAGCCCGGATGGCGTATTCGGTGCCTTGTTGCAGTCACCGCAAATGGAGTTGGCGCGGCGCAAGCTGCAGATCGAAGTGCATACCGGCCCGCGCGCCGGTGCCTACGAAAACTTCAAGCACTTGCTGCGCTTGTGGGACGGGTCGACCGAGCTGGTCCACCTCTTGTTGGACGACGACATCCTCTACCCCGACTTCTATCTGCGCCACCTGATGGCGCACGCCAGTTGCCGCAGCCCCAGCAGCATCAGTGCCCGCTGGTGCACCAATGAGCGAGGCCAGCCGGTGGAGGGCATGCCCATCCCGAAGAATGTCTGGTTTTCTAACGACCGTATCGTCTTGTTGGAAGCGTCCTTGCTGTTCTCCAGCACCTTGCCCGATTGCACCAATTGGTTGGGGGAGTTCTCCAACTGCGTGATGCGCAAGGAGGCTGCCGATTTGCTTTTCAGCCCGCAATTTGCAGGCGTCTCCTATGAAGGCCTGTGGGATTTGGGTGCATTTTTGGCGGCCAGCCTGATCGGGCCGGTGGCCTATATCCAAGACCGGTTGGGTGCGTTCCGGGCGGGCGGCGAGGGCCACTCCGCGCAGTTGCTGGGCAAGCATATGAAAGCCGCTCATCTGGCCTACGCAGCCTTGAGCCTGGGGGCGGTGCGGCTGGAGCGGCTCAGCCCTGACAGCGCGCGCAAGGGTTACGCCGGCCTGCATCAGGCGCTGCTGGACCGTTACACCGCCGAGCCCGATGTGGCGCCCTTCATCCCGGTGCTGGGGCGCCTGGCTGCGGGCGAAGCTGAGGCCGAGGCGGAGTTCTTGCTCCTGTGGGAGCAATTCCTGCGCAGCCACAAGTTTTGA
- a CDS encoding DegT/DnrJ/EryC1/StrS family aminotransferase, translating to MTTTSPPFNVPEAAVPEAAVAEAPIPFLNLQPAYQVAQAEIDAALLRVARSGWFLLGRELQSFEAAYAQSVGAEGCVGVANGLDALALALQALGVGPGDEVIVPANTYIATWLAVSQCGARPVPVEPDPLSYNIDPARIEAAITPRSKVILPVHLYGLPAEMDEILQIARRHGLKVLDDCAQAHGAMVRGRAVGSLADLSAWSFYPGKNLGAFGDGGGVTGADPALLDQIRVLRNYGSRVKYHNEVKGRNSRLDEIQAAVLSAKLPHLQAQTEERRRIATRLLDGLAGLPLQLPTPPAAHLESAWHLFVVRHEARDRLQAELARQGVGSLIHYPVPPHLQPAYAELGYAAGDFPISEAMHREVLSLPLWPGMSEAQIDRVIRVVRASV from the coding sequence ATGACGACTACCTCGCCGCCATTCAACGTGCCTGAAGCTGCAGTGCCTGAAGCTGCCGTGGCCGAGGCGCCCATCCCCTTCCTGAATTTGCAGCCCGCTTACCAAGTCGCGCAGGCCGAGATTGATGCCGCACTGCTGCGGGTAGCCCGTAGCGGCTGGTTCTTGTTGGGGCGGGAATTGCAGAGCTTCGAGGCGGCCTATGCGCAAAGCGTGGGCGCGGAAGGCTGTGTGGGCGTGGCCAATGGTCTGGATGCGCTGGCTTTGGCCCTGCAAGCCCTGGGCGTTGGGCCAGGCGATGAGGTCATCGTGCCCGCCAATACCTATATCGCCACCTGGTTGGCGGTCAGCCAATGTGGCGCCCGCCCGGTGCCAGTGGAGCCTGACCCGCTCAGCTACAACATCGACCCCGCCCGTATCGAGGCGGCCATCACGCCGCGCAGCAAGGTCATCCTGCCGGTGCATCTCTACGGCTTGCCAGCCGAGATGGATGAGATCTTGCAGATCGCCCGGCGCCATGGCCTCAAGGTGCTGGACGATTGCGCCCAAGCCCATGGGGCGATGGTTCGGGGCCGCGCCGTTGGCAGCCTGGCGGATTTGTCGGCCTGGAGCTTTTATCCTGGCAAAAACCTCGGGGCTTTTGGTGACGGTGGCGGTGTGACCGGCGCGGACCCGGCCTTGCTGGATCAGATCCGGGTGCTGCGCAACTACGGCTCGCGGGTCAAGTATCACAACGAGGTCAAGGGCCGTAACTCGCGGCTGGACGAAATCCAGGCCGCCGTGCTGTCTGCCAAGCTGCCGCATCTGCAGGCTCAGACCGAAGAGCGGCGCCGCATTGCTACACGTTTGCTCGATGGCTTGGCGGGTCTGCCCCTGCAACTGCCAACACCACCGGCCGCGCATCTGGAGTCGGCCTGGCATTTGTTTGTCGTCAGGCATGAGGCACGCGACCGCCTGCAGGCCGAACTCGCCCGCCAAGGTGTGGGCAGCCTGATTCACTACCCGGTGCCGCCGCATCTGCAGCCGGCCTATGCCGAACTAGGCTATGCCGCGGGTGACTTCCCCATCAGCGAGGCCATGCACCGTGAGGTGTTGAGCTTGCCGCTGTGGCCCGGCATGAGCGAGGCGCAGATCGATCGCGTGATTCGCGTCGTACGGGCCAGCGTTTAA
- a CDS encoding acyltransferase yields the protein MSEQNDAPKIHALADVASPHIGPRTRIWQFCVVLAGARIGADCNINAQVLIENEVVIGDRVTVKSGVQLWDGLRVEDDVFIGPNATFTNDRTPRSRQYPAEFQTITLERGASIGANATILGGVRIGAGAMIGAGSVVTRDVPPGELWVGNPARSRGPAPAPWVKSEEA from the coding sequence ATGAGCGAACAGAACGACGCCCCCAAGATTCACGCCCTGGCCGATGTGGCCAGCCCCCATATCGGCCCGCGCACCCGCATCTGGCAGTTTTGCGTGGTGCTGGCAGGTGCCCGCATCGGCGCGGACTGCAATATCAACGCGCAGGTGTTGATTGAAAACGAGGTCGTGATCGGGGATCGGGTCACCGTCAAGAGCGGCGTGCAGTTATGGGACGGCCTGCGGGTGGAGGACGATGTCTTCATCGGCCCCAACGCCACTTTCACCAATGACCGCACACCGCGCTCACGCCAGTACCCGGCCGAGTTTCAAACCATCACGCTGGAGCGTGGCGCCTCCATCGGGGCCAATGCCACCATTCTGGGCGGGGTGCGTATCGGGGCTGGCGCCATGATTGGCGCCGGTAGCGTGGTCACACGCGATGTGCCGCCGGGCGAGCTTTGGGTGGGCAATCCGGCGCGCAGCCGGGGCCCGGCGCCGGCACCTTGGGTGAAAAGCGAAGAGGCTTAA